Below is a genomic region from Streptomyces roseoviridis.
GGCCACCACGTCGTCGAGCTGGAGGTGGACGGACCGGAAACGGGGGCCGACCACGTTCCAGTGGACCTGCTTGGCCACCAGGGCGAGGTCGACCAGGTCGACCAGCGCGCCCTGCAGGGCGTTGCCGACCGTCTTCAGGTCGGCATCGGACAGGGAGCTCTTCACGACAGTCATGCGTACTCTCCAACTTCGGTCGTACGGTTCCCCCAACGATGTCACGCATCACCCGAATCCGGCATCTCAAACGTAATCAACTGATTACCGGACCAAGGGCCGGCGGGGCGAGGGACCGAAGTCCCGTCCGGGCATGAGGAAAGCCCCGGCCGGCACCCTGACCAGGGCACCGACCGGGGCTTCACCCCGTGTCGTTCTCAGGCGGCGACGACGTCCACGGCCTCCGCGGGTGCCTTGATGGTCACCCGCTCGGTGGGCACACCGGCCACCGACGTCACCGACACCGAATTGAGCATCGGCCGTACCGGCGCCGGCACCGGTTCGCTCGCCCTTGCCGATTCGGCAAGTTCGGCCAGCGACAGCTCGTCGCTCACTTCGCGCATGAGCTCGGACATCCGTACGTCCAGCGCGTCGCAGATCGCGGAGAGCAGTTCGGAGGAAGCCTCCTTCTGCCCCCGCTCCACCTCGGAGAGATAGCCGAGTGAGACTCGGGCGGAGGAGGAGACTTCGCGCAGAGTACGGCCCTGGCGCTGGCGCTGCCGACGCAGCACGTCACCCAACAGGCGACGGAGCAGAATCATCGGTGGCTCCCTCCTCGGACCGCGTAGCCGCATCCTTCACGCCCCACCGTACCGCCTCGCGCCGCGGCCGTGCGGGGAGCGATGTCGTGTTCACTCATGGCTGCAAACATCAATCTCCCCCGTTCTGTTCCGTATCCTGTGCCCGCGCATTTTCCGAGTGTTCGTCGGCGAGCAGTTCACGCAGCAATTCGAGCACGCTCCGTACACTCTCTCTACGGATTTCCGCTCGATCGCCGTTCAACCGCAGCGCGGCCACCTTCCCCGCCGCCGCGGCCCCGCCGGGCTGCCCCGAGGGCCCCGCGACGGCCACGTAGACGGTGCCCACGGGCTGCCCGTCCTGCGGATCGGGCCCGGCGACACCGGTCGTCGCCAGCCCCCAGTCGGCGCCGAGCCGGGCCCGCACACCGGCCGCCATCTGCAGCGCGACGTCCGGGTCGACCGCTCCGCGCTCCGCCAGAAGGGCCGCGTCCACGCCGAGCAGCAGCTGCTTGAGGGGCGTCGCATAGGCCGTGACGGATCCGCGGAAGGACTTCGAGGCACCGGGTACCCCGGTGAGCTCCGCGGCCACCAGACCGCCCGTGAGGGACTCCGCGACGGCCAGCGTGTGACCACGCTCCGCGAGCAGCGCCAGCACCCGGGCGGCTTCGTTCATCGTGCGCCAGCCCCCGAACCGGCCGGACCGGCCCCGGAACCGGCCTGCGAGGCGGCTTCCGCCGCCGCGGCCGCCCGCTCCTGTGCGAGCCCGCGACGGCGCAGCACGACCGCCTGCCGCACGTAGTCCAGACCGGTGACGACCGTCAGCACGACGGCCACCGCCATCACCCAGAAGCGCAGGGTGGCGAGTGGACCGGTGAGCATCAGCACGTACATGCCGACCGCGGTGCCCTGGGCGAGGGTCTTCATCTTGCCGCCGCGACTGGCCGGAATCACCCCGTGCCGGATCACCCAGAACCGCATCAGCGTGATGCCGAGCTCCCGGGCGAGGATCACCGCCGTGACCCACCAGGGCAGGTCGCCGAGGGCGGACAGACAGATCAGGCCGGCCGCCATGATCGCCTTGTCGGCGATCGGGTCGGCGATCTTCCCGAAGTCGGTGACCAGGTTGTACGCCCGCGCCAGGTGCCCGTCGAAGATGTCCGTGATCATGGCGACGGCGAACGCCGCCCAGGCCCAGGCACGCCACGCGGGGTCGTGTCCGCCGTCCTGGAGCAGCAGCACCACGAAGCCGGGCACGAGCACGAGCCGGACCATGGTCAGGATGTTGGCGATGTTCCAGAGGCTGGCCTGATTGACGGCCGCCGCGCCCAGCTTTCCGCGCGGCGCCGGCCTTCCGGACCCGCCCGTCGCGGATGCCGGGACTCCGGTCATCTGCCCGCCTCCTCGGCCTCGGGGGCCTGGGGGTCGATCCCCAGGTTCGCGCGGCACTCGGCCACCAGGTCGACGCCCTCGGTGGCGACGACCTCGGCCCTGACCATACGGCCCGGGGCCAGGTCGAGGCCCTCGGCGGAGTCCGCGGGCAGGAGCACCTGGCCGTCGGTCTCGGGCGCCTGGTGCGCGGCCCGGCCGATCCAGCCGTCCTCCTCCTCGTCGAAGGACTCCACCAGTACTTCCAGGGTCTCGCCGATCCGCTCTTCCGCACGCTGGGCGGTGAGCTCCTCGGCGAGCCGGGACAGGTGGGCGAGGCGCTCGTCGACCACGTCCTGGGGCAGCTTGTGCTCGTACGTGGCGGCCTCGGTGCCGTCCTCGTCGGAGTAGCCGAACACGCCGATGGCGTCGAGGCGGGCGTGGGTGACGAAGCGTTCCAGCTCGGCGAAGTCCGCCTCGGTCTCGCCGGGGAAGCCGACGATGAAGTTGGAGCGGGCGCCGGCGGTCGGGGCCTTGGAGCGGATGGTCTCCAGCAGCTCGAGGAAGCGGTCGGTGTCGCCGAAGCGGCGCATGGCCCGCAGCACGTCCGGGGCGCTGTGCTGGAACGACAGGTCGAAGTAGGGGGCGACCTTCTCGGTGGAGGTGAGCACGTCGATCAGGCCGGGACGCATCTCGGCGGGCTGCAGGTAGCTGACCCGGACCCGCTCGATGCCGTCGACCGCCGCCAGCTCGGGCAGCAGGCTCTCCAGGAGGCGGATGTCGCCGAGGTCCTTGCCGTACGAGGTGTTGTTCTCGGAGACCAGCATGATCTCCTTCACGCCCTGCTCGGCGAGCCAGCGCGTCTCGTTCAGCACGTCCGAGGGACGGCGGGAGACGAAGGAGCCGCGGAAGGAGGGGATGGCGCAGAACGTGCAGCGCCGGTCGCAGCCGGAGGCCAGCTTCACGGAGGCGACGGGGCTGCTGTCCAGGCGGCGGCGCAGCGGCGCGCGGGGCCCGGAGGCGGGTGCGAGGCCCTCGGGGAGGTCCGTCAGGTCGGCGGCGGGCTCGTCCGCGGGGGTCTCGGCGGGGGCGGCTCCGTCGCCGTGCCCGGGCAGGGCCACGGCGGCCGCGGCCTTCTGCCGCTCCACCGGAGACAGCGGCAGCAGCTGGCGGCGGTCGCGCGGCGCGTGCGCCTCGACGCTGCCGCCGCTGAGGATGGTCTGGAGGCGGTTGGAGATGTCCGCGTAGTCGTCGAAGCCGAGCACGCCGTCGGCCTCGGGCAGCGCGTCGGCGAGTTCCTTGCCGTAGCGCTCGGCCATGCAGCCGACGGCGACGACGGCCTGGGTGCGGCCGTGGTCCTTCAGATCATTGGCTTCGAGGAGGGCGTCGACGGAGTCCTTCTTGGCGGCTTCGACGAAGCCGCAGGTGTTGACGACGGCGACGTCCGCTTCCTCGGCGTTCTCGACGAGCTCCCAGCCGTCCGCTGCCAAGCGGCCTGCGAGCTCCTCCGAGTCCACCTCGTTACGGGCGCAGCCGAGAGTGACAAGGGCGACGGTACGGCGTTCGGGCATGGACTCAAGACTACTTCGTCCCGGACGCACCTCCGTCGCGCAGGGTTCACCTGCGCGACGGTCGTCACATCCGGTCGTCCGGCCCATGAGGCGGCCGGACGTCAGCCGGCCTGGGGGTCGCCCTTGGTGTAGGACAGGCGCTCGACCTGGCCGGGCTCGAACGAGTCCTCGATCTTCTTGCCGTTGACGTAGAGCTCGATCGGACCGGCGTTGCCGAGGATGAGATCGATGCGCTCGTCGTCCTGGAAGGTCTTGGACTCGCCCGCGAGGAGCAGCCCGTCGAAGAGCAGCTTGCCGTCGTGGGCCTTGGCCGAGATCCAGCTCTTGTCGTCGGTGGCGGTCAGCCTGACCGTGACCTTGTCCTGCGGGACCGCCGCGATGGCGCTCTCGGAGGGCCTGGGGGCCGGCTTCACGGGCTTGGGCTTGGCGGGGGCGGTGGTCTTGACGGGGGCGGGCCCCTCCGCGACCGCGCCCGGTCCGGCCTGGCCGTCGGTGCCGTTGAACATGGTGAAGCCGACGAAGCCGACGACGGCCACGATGGCCGCGACCATGGCGGCGGTCCAGTTGGGGCGGCGGGGCTCGGGGCGGATGCGTTCCGCCTCGAAGAGGGGGGCGGCCGGGGTGGGCGAGGGCCGCCCGCCGTGCTCGGCGTCGTACTGCTCGATCAGCGGAGCCGGATCGAGCCCCACGGCGCGCGCGAGCGTGCGGACGTGCCCGCGGGCGTAGACGTCGCCGCCGCACCGCGAGAAGTCGTCCTCCTCGATGGCGTGCACGATCGGCACGCGCACCCGGGTGGAGGCGCTGACCTCTTCGACGGTGAGACCGGCGGCGACACGGGCCTGCTGGAGGGCGCGACCGATCGAATCCCGGTCATCTGCCGGGAAGTTCCGGTCGTCCTCGGGGGATTCGGGGGAGTTGCCGATGGACACGAGAGCGCCTTTCGAGCGTGTAGCCACCTGCTGGACGTTCAGTCTATGGGTGGTACGAAAGGGTGGGGCAACCGGGCGGGCGTCGTTTGTACGCCATGAGGCTGGACATGGTGCTTTCCCTCCCTCCAACTTGACGTACGCCCAGGGGAAACGGTTGCCCCCGTTCCCTTACGAGTGAGTCTCGGCCAGGTCTCGTTACGGCAGCGCCGCCCCGGGGGCCCCTCAGGCCCCGTCCTCCCCCCGGATCACGGCGAGCACCGAGTCCAGTTCGTCCGGCTTGACCAGCACGTCGCGGGCCTTCGAACCCTCGCTCGGTCCGACGATGTTGCGGGACTCCATCAGGTCCATCAGCCGGCCGGCCTTCGCGAAGCCGACGCGCAGCTTGCGCTGGAGCATCGAGGTGGAGCCGAACTGGGTGGAGACGACCAGCTCGGCGGCCTGGCACAGCAGGTCGAGGTCGTCGCCGATCTCCTCGTCGATCTCCTTCTTCTGCTTGGTGCCGACGGTGACGTCGTCCCGGAAGACGGGCGCCATCTGGTCCTTGCAGTGCTGGACGACGGCGGCGACCTCGTGCTCGGTCACGAAGGCGCCCTGCATACGGATGGGCTTGTTGGCGCCCATCGGCAGGAAGAGGCCGTCGCCCTTGCCGATCAGCTTCTCGGCGCCGGGCTGGTCGAGGATGACGCGGCTGTCGGCGAGCGAGGAGGTGGCGAAGGCGAGCCGGGAGGGCACGTTGGCCTTGATCAGGCCGGTGACGACGTCGACCGAAGGCCGCTGGGTGGCCAGCACCAGGTGGATGCCGGCCGCGCGGGCCAACTGGGTGATGCGGACGATGGCGTCCTCGACGTCCCTGGGCGCGACCATCATCAGGTCGGCGAGCTCGTCGACGATCACCAGCAGGTACGGGTAGGGCTGGAGCTCGCGCTCGCTGCCCGGCGGCGGCTTGACCTTGCCGTCCCGGATCGCCTGGTTGAAGTCGTCGATGTGCCGGAACCCGAACGCGGCCAGGTCGTCGTAGCGCAGGTCCATCTCGCGCACGACCCACTGCAGCGCCTCGGCGGCCCGCTTGGGGTTGGTGATGATCGGGGTGATCAGGTGCGGGATGCCCTCGTACGCGGTGAGCTCGACCCGCTTGGGGTCGACGAGGACCATCCGGACGTCCTCCGGGGTCGCTCTTATCATCACCGAGGTGATCAGGCAGTTGATGCAGGAGGACTTGCCGGATCCGGTGGCGCCGGCGACGAGGATGTGCGGCATCTTCGCCAGGTTGGCCATCACATAGCCGCCCTCGACGTCCTTGCCGAGCGCGACCAGCATCGGGTGGTCGTCCTCCGCCGCGTCGGCGAGGCGCAGCACGTCGCCGAGGTTGACCATCTCGCGGTCGGTGTTCGGGATCTCGATGCCGACCGCGGACTTCCCCGGGATCGGCGAGATGATCCGCACGTCGGGGCTGGCCACCGCGTACGCGATGTTCTTGGTGAGCGCGGTGATCTTCTCGACCTTGACGGCCGGGCCGAGCTCCACCTCGTAGCGGGTGACTGTCGGGCCGCGGGTGAAGCCGGTGACGGCCGCGTCGACCTTGAACTCGGCGAAGACGTTGGTGAGCGACTCGACGATCGCGTCGTTGGCGGCGCTGCGGGTCTTGCCGGGCCCGCCGCGCTCCAGGAGGTCCATCGAGGGCAGCGAGTACGTGATGTCGCCGGAGAGCTGGAGCTGCTCGGCCCGCGACGGCATCTCGGTCGGCTCGGGCGCCGGCTTCGTCAGGTCGGGCACTCCCCCGGCGGGCCCGCCGGTCTGCCGTTCCCCGCCGCCCCGCGCGCCGGGCACGGGGGCGCCCGGTCGTACGGGCACGGTGTCGGGTGCCGCGTCGGCGCCGGCCGCGGTCACGGCGGCGGACCGCTCCGCGGTGACGTCCCGGGTCAGGTCGGCGACCACGGGGGACGGCGGCATGCCGTTGAGGACGGCACCGTCGAGGGCGGCGGCCGCGGCGGCGGCCACGTCGACGGGGTCCAGGCCCCCGGTGTCGAAGGCGGACGCCGGCGGGGTGCGGCGCCGGCGTCCGCGCCGCTCCAGGGCGGCGGCCTCCGCGGTGTCCGGGTCGTAGTCCGGCCCGGCGGCGGACGCACGGCGGCGGACCGGGCGGGTGGGCCGCGGCTGGTCGTCCCGCCAGTCGTCGCCGTACGCGTCGTGGCCCGCGGCCTCCTCGGGGTCGTACTCCGCCTCGACGATGCCGAGCCGGGCGCCGAGGGCCCGCAGCCGCTGCGGGATGGCGTTGACGGGGGTGGCGGTGACCACCAGCAGACCGAAGATCGTCAGCAGCACCAGCATCGGCACCGCGAGGACCTCGCCCATCATGAAGACGAGCGGCTGCGAGGCGGCCCAGCCGATGAGCCCGCCCGCGTCCTGCATGGCCTCGGTGCCGTCGCCCCGGCCGGGCGACCCGCACGCGATGTGGACCTGCCCGAGAACGCCGATGACCAGCGCGGACAGGCCGATCACGATCCGCCCGTTGGCCTCGGGCCTCTCCGGATACAGGATCAGCCGCACGCCGATCGCGCCGACCAGCAGCGGGACCAGCAGGTCGAGCCTGCCGAAGGCGCCGGTGACCAGCATCTCCACCAGGTCGCCGACCGGACCGCGCAGGTTCGACCAGGTGCCGGCGGCGACGATCAAGGCGACGCCGAGCAGCAGCAGCGCGAGTCCGTCCTTGCGGTGGGCCGGGTCGAGGCCCTTGGCGCCGCGCCCTATCCCCCGGAACATCGCACCGACCGCGTGGGCGAGCCCGAGCCAGAGCCCGCGCACGAGCCGGTAGACGCCGCCGGTCGGGGACGGGGCCGGACGGGGCGCGGCCTTCTTCGCCGCCGCCTTCCTCGCGGGCGCGCGCTTGGCGGGCGCGGCCTTCTTCGCCGGCGCCTTCCTCGCGGGAGGCTTGGCGGGCGACTTCGCGGCCGCCGCCTTCTTCGCGGTGCCGGTCGTACGGCCGGCGCGCGGCTTCGCGGTGCCCGCCGTGCCCTGGGAACCCTTGCCGGACGTACGTGAGGCCATGATGCCGAGGTTACCGGTGTACGCCGCCGGGGATACAGCTCACCCGTTCGTGTCGCCCGTACGGGAGCGCGAAACTGACGCCCGCTCACGGCGGGCACCGGCCGGGTGACCGTGCGTCAGCCGGTGTCAGTTCTGCGTGGGCAGGGACGTGGGCGCGGCGCCCGTGCCCGGCTCCAGGGCGTCCAGGGCCCGGCGCAGACCGGTGAGCTTGCGCTCCAGGTGGGCCGCGGTGGCGACGGCGGCCGCGTCGGCGGAGTCGTCGTCGAGCTGCTTGGACAGGGCCTCGGCCTGCTCCTCGACCGCGGCGAGCCGCGCCGACAGCTCGGCGAGCAGCCCGGCCGACTGGCTGCCCTGGCCGCCGTTGGCCCCGCCCTCCAGCTGGAGGCGCAGCAGCGCGGCCTGCTCGCGCAGCTGGCAGTTCTTCATGTACAGGTCGACGAAGACCGAGACCTTGGCCCGCAGCACCCACGGGTCGAAGGGCTTGGAGATGTAGTCGACCGCGCCCGCCGCGTACCCCCGGAAGGTGTGGTGGGGGGCCGTGGTTGATGGCCGTGAGGAAAATGATCGGGATGTCCCGGGTCCGCTCGCGCCGCTTGATGTGCGCGGCCGTCTCGAACCCGTCCATGCCCGGCATCTGGACGTCCAGCAGGATGACCGCGAAGTCGTCCGTCAGCAGCGCCTTGAGCGCTTCCTCCCCGGACGATGCCCGCACCAGCGTCTGATCGAGCGCGGAGAGAATGGCCTCCAGCGCCAGCAGATTCTCCGGCCGGTCATCGACCAGGAGGATCTTGGCCTTCTGCACCATGCCCCGTCCTCCTCGCCCCGGCACTGGCTCCCTCAGGCTCTGCGAGCCGGGGGAAGCACCGGGCGCCGCCCCAGAAGACGACTCCCATGCGCCGTCCGTCCTTGTGCCGGTCATCGTAGCCGCACCCCGCCCGTCGCCACACCCTGTCACCGCATTGTCACAGAGCACGCACTTGCGTGCCCCTCCGTCGAACGCGGCGGGAGACCAGAAGGTTCCCCGTCCGGCGGGCTCTCACACCCGGTGGCGGCGGCCCGCCGGACGGCGCCCCACCTCGTCAGCGGCCCTCCCCCCGCATCCACTGCTCCATCACCGTCAGCAGATGGTCGGGGTCGACCGGCTTGGTGACGTAGTCGGAGGCCCCCGACTCGATCGCCTTCTCCCGGTCGCCCTTCATCGCCTTCGCGGTCAGCGCGATGATCGGCAGGCCCGCGAACTGCGGCATCCGCCGGATCGCGGTGGTCGTCGCGTACCCGTCCATCTCCGGCATCATGATGTCCATCAGCACCACCGACACGTCGTCGTGCTGCTCCAGGACCTCGATGCCCTCGCGGCCGTTCTCCGCGTACAGCACCGCCAGGCCGTGCTGCTCCAGGACGCTGGTGAGCGCGAACACGTTGCGGATGTCGTCGTCGACGATCAGCACCTTCTCGCCCGCGAACGAGAACGTCGGACGCGGCTCGGGCTCCGCCCGCTCCTCCCCGGCGGCCTGTTCCTCCTTGCCCGGCTGCCCCGGCAGCTGCGCCCGCTGCTCCACCGCCTTGCGGCGGTGCCGGAACAGCGCGCCGGCCCCGGACCTGGCCTCCGTGCGCGCCGGTGCCGGCGCGAAGTGCACCAGGCCCTCCGCGGTCTGCTCCTCCAGGGCGAGGCGGTCCTCCGCGTCCGGCTGCTCGGAACCCTGCCCCGACTGCGCGGGCTCCTGGGGGTTCAGCGGCAGGTACAGGGTGAACGTCGAGCCGCGGCCCGGCTCGCTCGCCGCGTAGATCTCGCCGCCCAGCAGCCGGGCGATCTCCCGGCTGATCGACAGACCCAGCCCCGTACCGCCGTACTTGCGGCTGGTGGTGCCGTCGGCCTGCTTGAACGCCTCGAAGATCACCCGCATCTTGCCGGCCGCGATGCCGATGCCGGTGTCGGTGACCGAGAACGCGATCATCTCGGCCTCCGGGTCGCGCAGCGTCCCGGCCTCCAGGAGCTGCTCCCGGATCGACTGCGGCACGTCCGCGCCCGCGGGCCGGATCACCAGCTCCACCGCGCCGGTGTCGGTGAACTTCACCGCGTTCGACAGCAGGTTGCGCAGCACCTGGAGCAGCCGCTGCTCGTCGGTGTGCAGGGTGGCCGGCAGCTCCGGCGAGACCCGCACCGAGAAGTCCAGTCCCTTCTCCGCGGTCAGCGGCCGGAAGGTGGCCTCCACGTAGTCGACGAGCTGCACCAGCGCGATCCGCGTCGGCGAGACGTCCATCTTGCCCGCCTCGACCTTCGACAGGTCCAGGATGTCGTTGATCAGCTGGAGCAGGTCGGAGCCGGCCCCGTGGATGGTCTCGGCGAACTCGACCTGCTTGGGCGTCAGATTGGCGTCCGCGTTGTCGGCGAGCAACTTGGCCAGGATCAGCAGCGAGTTGAGCGGCGTGCGCAGCTCGTGCGACATGTTGGCCAGGAACTCCGACTTGTAGCGCATGGAGACGGCGAGCTGCTCGGCACGCTCCTCCAGGACCTGCCGGGCCTCCTCGATCTCGGTGTTCTTCACCTCGATGTCCCGGTTCTGACGGGCCAGCAGCTCCGCCTTCTCCTCCAGCTCGGCGTTGGAGTTCTGCAGCTCCTTCTGCCGGTGCTCCAGTTCCGCCGACCGCTCCCGCAACTGCTCGGTCAGCTCCTGCGACTGCTGGAGCAGCACCTCGGTACGGGTGTTGACGCTGATGGTGTTGACCGTGGTCGCGATCAGCTCGGCGATCTGGTTGAGGAAGTCCCGCTGGATCTGCGTGAACGGCTGGAACGAGGCCAGCTCGATCACCCCGAGGACCCGGCCCTCGAACAGCACCGGCAGCACGATCACATGAGCTGGCGCCGCCTCGCCGAGCCCGGAGGAGATCTTCAGATAGCCCGGCGGCACGTTGACCTGGATGGTCCGCTTCTCCTCCGCGGCCGTCCCGATGAGCGTCTCGCCCGGCCGGAACGAGGTCGGCATGGAACCGGCGGAGTAGCCGTAACTGCCGCGCATCCGCAGCTCGTACGAGCCCTCTCCCTCGCCCAGCGGTTCGCCGTCGGCGTTGGCGGAACCGGTCGGCATCGCCACGAAGAAGGCGCCGTGCTGCGCGGAGACCACCGGCGTGAGCTCGCTCATGATGAGGGAGGCCACGTCGTCGAGGTCCCGCCGGCCCTGCATCAGACCCGAGATGCGCGCCAGGTTGCCCTTCAGCCAGTCCTGCTCCTCGTTGGCGAGGGTGGTGTCCCGCAGGTTGGCGATCATGGTGTTGATGTTCTCCTGGAGGGCCTGGATCTCGCCCGCCGCGTCGACACCGTCGATCTTCAGGTTGAGGTCGCCGCGGGTCACCGCCGTGGCGACGGCCGCGATCGCCCGCACCTGCCGGGTCAGGTTCCCGGCCATCTCGTTCACGGACTCCGTCAGGTCCCGCCAGGTGCCGTCCACGTCCCGCACCCGCGCCTGACCGCCGAGCTGCCCGTCCGTGCCCACCTCGCGGGCCACGCGCGTGACCTCCTCGGCGAAGTTCGACAGCTGGTCGACCATCGTGTTGATGGTGCTCTTCAGCTCCTGGATCTCGCCCCGCGCATCGATGTCGATCTTCTTGGTGAGATCGCCCTTGGCGATGGCCGTGGTGACGGCCGCGATCTGCCGCACCTGACCGGTCAGGTTGTCGGCCATGCCGTTCACCGAGTCGGTGAGGTCCTTCCAGGTGCCCGAGACGCCCGGCACCCGCGCCTGACCGCCGAGGATGCCGTCGGTGCCCACCTCACGGGCCACCCGCGTCACCTCGTCGGCGAACGACGACAGCGTCGTCACCATCGTGTTGACGGTGTCGGCGAGCTCGGCGACCTCGCCGCGCGCCTCGACGGTGACCTTCTTCGTCAGGTCGCCGTTGGCGACCGCCGCCGAGACCCGGGAGATGTTCCGCACCTGCGAGGTCAGGTTGTTGGCCATCAGGTTGACGTTGTCGCTCAGGTCCTTCCAGATGCCGGTCACCCCGCGCACCCGGGCCTGACCGCCGAGGATGCCCTCGGTGCCCACCTCACGGGCCACCCGCGTCACCTCGTCGGCGAAGTTCGACAGCTGGTCGACCATCGTGTTGACGGTCGTCACCAGCTCCAGGATCTCGCCCTTGGCGTCGACGGTGATCTTCTTCGACAGGTCGCCGCGCGCCACCGCCGTGGTGACCTCGGCGATGTTGCGGACCTGGAAGGTCAGGTTGTTCGCCATCGAGTTCACGGACTGGGTCAGGTCCTTCCAGGTGCCGGAGACCCCCTGCACCTCGGCCTGACCGCCCAGGATGCCCTCGGTGCCCACCTCACGGGCCACCCGCGTCACCTGGTCGGCGAAGCTGGAGAGCTGGTCCACCATCGTGTTGAGGGTGTTCTTCAGCTCCAGGATCTCGCCGCGCGCGTCCACGTCGATCTTCTGCGACAGGTCACCGCGCGCCACCGCGGTCGCGACCTGCGCGATGTTGCGCACCTGCGCCGTCAGGTTCCCGGCCATGCCGTTCACCGAGTCGGTCAGATCGCGCCACACCCCGGCCACGCCCGGCACCTGCGCCTGACCGCCGAGCCGCCCGTCCGTGCCCACCTCACGGGCCACCCGCGTCACCTGGTCCGCGAACGCGGACAGCTGGTCGACCATCGTGTTGATGGTGTTCTTCAGCTCCAGGATCTCGCCGCGCGCGTCCACGTCGATCTTCTGCGACAGGTCACCGCGCGCCACGGCCGTCGTCACCTGCGCGATCTGCCGCACCTGCGAGGTCAGGTTGCCGGCCATGAAGTTCACCGAGTCGGTGAGCTCCCGCCACCGGCCGGACACGCCGTCCACCCGGGCCTGACCGCCGAGCCGGCCCTCGGTGCCCACGTCCCGGGCCATCCGCGTCACCTGGTCCGCGAACGACGACAGCTGCGACACCATCGTGTTGACGGTGTTCTTCAGCTCCAGCATCTCGCCGGCCACGTCCACCGTGACCTTCTGCGACAGATCACCGTTCGCGACCGCCGTCGTCACCTGCGCGATGTCCCGCACCTGACCCGTCAGGTTGCGGAACGCCGTGTTCACCGAATCGGTGAGGTCCTTCCACGTGCCCGCCGCACCCGGCACCTCGGCCTGGCCGCCCAGCAGACCCTCGACGCCGACCTCCCGCGCCACCCGGGTCACCTCGGAACCGAACGCCGAGAGCTGGTCGACCATCGTGTTGACGGTGTTCTTCAGCTCCAGCATCTCGCCGGCCACGTCCACCGTGACCTTCTGCGACAGATCACCGTTGGCCACCGCCGTCGTCACCTGCGCGATGTCCCGCACCTGCGTGGTGATGTTCCGGAAGACGGTGTTGACCGAGTCCGTGAGGTCCTTCCACGTACCCGCCGCGCCCGGCACCTGCGCCTGACCGCCCAGCAGACCCTGCGCACCGACCTCGCCGGAGACCCGGGTCACCTCGTCGGCGAAGGTCCGCAG
It encodes:
- a CDS encoding helix-turn-helix transcriptional regulator: MILLRRLLGDVLRRQRQRQGRTLREVSSSARVSLGYLSEVERGQKEASSELLSAICDALDVRMSELMREVSDELSLAELAESARASEPVPAPVRPMLNSVSVTSVAGVPTERVTIKAPAEAVDVVAA
- a CDS encoding CinA family protein codes for the protein MNEAARVLALLAERGHTLAVAESLTGGLVAAELTGVPGASKSFRGSVTAYATPLKQLLLGVDAALLAERGAVDPDVALQMAAGVRARLGADWGLATTGVAGPDPQDGQPVGTVYVAVAGPSGQPGGAAAAGKVAALRLNGDRAEIRRESVRSVLELLRELLADEHSENARAQDTEQNGGD
- the pgsA gene encoding CDP-diacylglycerol--glycerol-3-phosphate 3-phosphatidyltransferase, encoding MTGVPASATGGSGRPAPRGKLGAAAVNQASLWNIANILTMVRLVLVPGFVVLLLQDGGHDPAWRAWAWAAFAVAMITDIFDGHLARAYNLVTDFGKIADPIADKAIMAAGLICLSALGDLPWWVTAVILARELGITLMRFWVIRHGVIPASRGGKMKTLAQGTAVGMYVLMLTGPLATLRFWVMAVAVVLTVVTGLDYVRQAVVLRRRGLAQERAAAAAEAASQAGSGAGPAGSGAGAR
- the rimO gene encoding 30S ribosomal protein S12 methylthiotransferase RimO — its product is MPERRTVALVTLGCARNEVDSEELAGRLAADGWELVENAEEADVAVVNTCGFVEAAKKDSVDALLEANDLKDHGRTQAVVAVGCMAERYGKELADALPEADGVLGFDDYADISNRLQTILSGGSVEAHAPRDRRQLLPLSPVERQKAAAAVALPGHGDGAAPAETPADEPAADLTDLPEGLAPASGPRAPLRRRLDSSPVASVKLASGCDRRCTFCAIPSFRGSFVSRRPSDVLNETRWLAEQGVKEIMLVSENNTSYGKDLGDIRLLESLLPELAAVDGIERVRVSYLQPAEMRPGLIDVLTSTEKVAPYFDLSFQHSAPDVLRAMRRFGDTDRFLELLETIRSKAPTAGARSNFIVGFPGETEADFAELERFVTHARLDAIGVFGYSDEDGTEAATYEHKLPQDVVDERLAHLSRLAEELTAQRAEERIGETLEVLVESFDEEEDGWIGRAAHQAPETDGQVLLPADSAEGLDLAPGRMVRAEVVATEGVDLVAECRANLGIDPQAPEAEEAGR
- a CDS encoding helix-turn-helix domain-containing protein, encoding MSIGNSPESPEDDRNFPADDRDSIGRALQQARVAAGLTVEEVSASTRVRVPIVHAIEEDDFSRCGGDVYARGHVRTLARAVGLDPAPLIEQYDAEHGGRPSPTPAAPLFEAERIRPEPRRPNWTAAMVAAIVAVVGFVGFTMFNGTDGQAGPGAVAEGPAPVKTTAPAKPKPVKPAPRPSESAIAAVPQDKVTVRLTATDDKSWISAKAHDGKLLFDGLLLAGESKTFQDDERIDLILGNAGPIELYVNGKKIEDSFEPGQVERLSYTKGDPQAG
- a CDS encoding DNA translocase FtsK, which produces MASRTSGKGSQGTAGTAKPRAGRTTGTAKKAAAAKSPAKPPARKAPAKKAAPAKRAPARKAAAKKAAPRPAPSPTGGVYRLVRGLWLGLAHAVGAMFRGIGRGAKGLDPAHRKDGLALLLLGVALIVAAGTWSNLRGPVGDLVEMLVTGAFGRLDLLVPLLVGAIGVRLILYPERPEANGRIVIGLSALVIGVLGQVHIACGSPGRGDGTEAMQDAGGLIGWAASQPLVFMMGEVLAVPMLVLLTIFGLLVVTATPVNAIPQRLRALGARLGIVEAEYDPEEAAGHDAYGDDWRDDQPRPTRPVRRRASAAGPDYDPDTAEAAALERRGRRRRTPPASAFDTGGLDPVDVAAAAAAALDGAVLNGMPPSPVVADLTRDVTAERSAAVTAAGADAAPDTVPVRPGAPVPGARGGGERQTGGPAGGVPDLTKPAPEPTEMPSRAEQLQLSGDITYSLPSMDLLERGGPGKTRSAANDAIVESLTNVFAEFKVDAAVTGFTRGPTVTRYEVELGPAVKVEKITALTKNIAYAVASPDVRIISPIPGKSAVGIEIPNTDREMVNLGDVLRLADAAEDDHPMLVALGKDVEGGYVMANLAKMPHILVAGATGSGKSSCINCLITSVMIRATPEDVRMVLVDPKRVELTAYEGIPHLITPIITNPKRAAEALQWVVREMDLRYDDLAAFGFRHIDDFNQAIRDGKVKPPPGSERELQPYPYLLVIVDELADLMMVAPRDVEDAIVRITQLARAAGIHLVLATQRPSVDVVTGLIKANVPSRLAFATSSLADSRVILDQPGAEKLIGKGDGLFLPMGANKPIRMQGAFVTEHEVAAVVQHCKDQMAPVFRDDVTVGTKQKKEIDEEIGDDLDLLCQAAELVVSTQFGSTSMLQRKLRVGFAKAGRLMDLMESRNIVGPSEGSKARDVLVKPDELDSVLAVIRGEDGA